The DNA region ATTTCAAAAAATTGTACGCCTGCCTGCATGCGCGCGGAAAGCTCCGGTTTCCGGCGGATCTGCCTGCACTCGTCAGGGCAACGGGATTGCAAAAACGGACACTTTCTTTTATGATTCAAGTGTTTGAGGAACTGGGCTTTTTGAAACGAAGCCATGGACTCATCGAACTCGTGCCCTCGCCCGTCAAAAAAGCGCTTACGGAATCGGAGCTGTACCGGAGCCAGATCCGTCGAAGCGAAGTGATGGAGAAACTGATTCTTTCCGGGCACGAGGAATTGTGTCGTTTGACATTATCCATATCCGCCTTCAGGAACACAGGAGGACTCGCAGATGGACTTCAAGGAAAAGATTCGCGTCATCCCGGACTTTCCGCAGCCGGGGATTCGGTTTAAGGATATCACCACGCTGTTGAAAGACGGTGCCGGATACAAGGCGGCCATCGATCGACTTGCGGAACTTTTGAAGGATTACGAAATCGATGTCATCGTGGGACCGGAAGCCCGCGGATTCGTGGTCGGCGCCCCGCTCGCCTACAAACTCGGAGTGGGCTTCGTTCCCGTCCGCAAATCCGGAAAGTTGCCGGCTGAAACGATCCAGGTCGACTACAGTCTCGAATACGGCAAAGACGCTCTCGCCATGCACAAAGATGCCATCGAACCGGGACAGAAAGTGTTGATCGCAGACGATTTGCTGGCCACCGGAGGCACCATTTCCGCCACGAGCCGTCTGGTGAAACAGCTGGGGGGAGTGCCTGTTGCCGCCGCGTTTTTCATCGAATTGACCTATTTGAACGGGCGTGAGAAACTGGAGGATCTCGACGTGGTGTCGCTGGTTCAATACTGAGTGACCCCCCTCGTCATGAGTCATTCACCCCCGACGCTTGAATGAG from Staphylospora marina includes:
- a CDS encoding adenine phosphoribosyltransferase; translated protein: MDFKEKIRVIPDFPQPGIRFKDITTLLKDGAGYKAAIDRLAELLKDYEIDVIVGPEARGFVVGAPLAYKLGVGFVPVRKSGKLPAETIQVDYSLEYGKDALAMHKDAIEPGQKVLIADDLLATGGTISATSRLVKQLGGVPVAAAFFIELTYLNGREKLEDLDVVSLVQY